The sequence GTTTAACTCGATTGCTTCGATGATCTCCGGTAACAGACTCTCGATGAGTTCCTCGGTAAGATATTCGAGCTTGATGTTCAATCCCAGTTCTTTTGCCGACCTTAATGCCATCTCTACATCTCCGCCCCCTTTTGCCCCGACGGAGTAACAGGTAACCTTGCAGCCGGCTAGTTGAACCGCCCTACTCACCAGTACACTGTCGATGCCGCCGGAGAATAGCACCCCTACTCGGTCAAGCCCGGCTACCCTTTTTTCGACGGCCCGGTCGAATGCCCCCTGATAAGCTTTAAGCGCTTCTTCCATATCATTAATCTCGATGGGAGGTTTCTCTATCTCGTATCCGGTTTCGATCCTTATTCTCTCCGAGACCTCCACTATTTTCCCCGGAGGCAATCTTTTTATGATTCCCGCTCCAGAGGTTATGGCTTTTCTCTCCGAGGCAAAATAGAAGGGAAGGCTGTCCGTAAAGTAGATGGGTTTCTTCCCGACCGGGTCCCTGGCCAATGCCAGGTACTTTCCGTCGGTTACGGCGAAAGCGTACATGCCGTCGAGGAGGGGCATTGCTTTCCTGACTGCATCGAGGAGATTACCCTCATAAAAATATTCTATTAGATGGAGGAGAACTTCGCTATCGCTGTCACTACCCATTTCTCGGTCAGCGAGTAGTCCTCTTAGCTCCCGGTGATTGTATATTTCACCGTTGTGAACTAGGGTGAGTTTATCTCCCTTTATCGGCTGTACGCCTTTCTCACCTCCAACTATCTCCAGCCTCGATTGGCCAAGAGATATAGGTCCTTCATCCCTAACTCCTTTAAGATCATTAATATTCTTGGCCTGCCATATGTTTTCATTGAGATAGACTCCAACTTGGTCGGGACCTCTATGTCGGATCCTGGACAGCATGTCCAATGTAACACTTATCGGTCCGTCTCTATGATCCATAAAACCGCATATGCCACACATTTTTTAATCTCCTTTCATTAGTTTTTTTATCTTATCTGTAACAAAAAAAAGTATTTTCTGAAGAAGGGTTTCTCTTCATGGTCGTGTTCAATCTAGAATATTTGGGCTTTATAAGACTTAGCGAATCTGAGATTTAAGCTATAACTACAGCCATTCTAACAAATAAGCCGAAATAAATCAAGTTTTTGTGGTAAATATCAGCAATAACATATATATAAAATATATAATTATATAAGAGAGGACTGAACAATCTGACGCTAAGCTACCGTCGATAGGTAGTTATGTTTATCTTAAGCCTAGTTCTATCTCAAGTAACTTATAGAATTGTCATTCTGAACCCCTTCGAGTTCCGGGCAGGCTCCGCTGAAGAAACTTTAAATATATTTAGATGCTTCACTCCGTTCAGCATGACAACCTAGGCCTTTTGCCAGAGTTTATTCTTATATTTTGCTTAGCACAGGGTCCGAGGTATTTAGTGACTCGGCCTAATACGAAGGCAAGAAGGATTTCAATTTTGGTTGCAACTTATCACAACAGTCTCCGACTGATCGTCTCGGCTTATACAGTTTAATCTCTTATGCATTAACAGAGGTCAAAAAATTTGTGACCGCTTGGCCCGTTTGTTATAATCTAAGACTATGGAATTAGCGAAATTGCGTAGAGATGCTATCGCTATATTCCACGCTGGTCTCAAGGCTGTAGACCCAGTTGTAGCGGTTAAGCAGCATCTTAACTACCTAGATGGCAGACTAGAAATCCAGGGCCGCACCTACAACATAAACGAATTCGAGCATGTCTATGTAGTTGGAATGGGAAAAGCCTCGGCATCGATGGCCCGGGCAATCGAAGACCTGTTGAGCGAGTGCTGTACGGACGGAATTATCAACGTCAAATATGGTCACTCCGTCCCGCTCGAGATAATCAAAATCAACGAAGCCGGACATCCTATACCCGACCGAGCGGGTTTAATGGGAACGGAACGGATTATCGAGTTGCTCGAGCAGACCGGAGAGAAAGACCTGGTTTTGTGCTTGATCTCCGGAGGAGGCTCGGCGCTTCTCCCCGCTCCGTATGAGGGTTTGACTCTAGAAGACAAACAACAGACGACCAGGGTGCTCTTGGATAGCGGGGCTAATATTCATGAGATTAACGCCTTAAGAAAACACATCTCCCGGGTCAAGGGCGGCCGGTTGGCCGGAATGGCTTATCCCTCCACTTTAATTTCATTGATTTTATCCGACGTGATCGGCGATGACCTGGACAGCATCGCCTCGGGACCGACCGTTCCGGATAGTAGCACATTTGTTGAGTGTTTACACATAATCGACAAATATGGGATAAGAGAGAAGGTTCCCCGCTCCGTGGTCGAGTTTCTGGAGAGGGGATTGCGGGGAGAGATTGAGGAGACCCCTAAAGCGGATGACCCGGTTTTCGCAAAAACCGGTAATTTCATAATTGGAAGTAACATACTCGCGGTCAGGGCGGCCAAGGAGAAGGCGGATGGGCTTGGGTACAACAGCCTCATTCTATCCAGCTTCATCGAAGGGGAGACCAGAGAAGTAGCCAAGGTACACTCGGCCATTGCCAAGGAGATAATCAGTACGGACAACCCGGTGTCCAGGCCGGCCTGTGTAATTTCCGGCGGTGAGACCACGGTTACTATTCGAGGAAAGGGATTGGGGGGACGTAATCAGGAATTTTCTCTGGCGGCAGCGATTGATATCGACGGCCTGGAGAATGTAGTGATATTGAGCG comes from Thermodesulfobacteriota bacterium and encodes:
- a CDS encoding asparagine synthase-related protein, producing the protein MCGICGFMDHRDGPISVTLDMLSRIRHRGPDQVGVYLNENIWQAKNINDLKGVRDEGPISLGQSRLEIVGGEKGVQPIKGDKLTLVHNGEIYNHRELRGLLADREMGSDSDSEVLLHLIEYFYEGNLLDAVRKAMPLLDGMYAFAVTDGKYLALARDPVGKKPIYFTDSLPFYFASERKAITSGAGIIKRLPPGKIVEVSERIRIETGYEIEKPPIEINDMEEALKAYQGAFDRAVEKRVAGLDRVGVLFSGGIDSVLVSRAVQLAGCKVTCYSVGAKGGGDVEMALRSAKELGLNIKLEYLTEELIESLLPEIIEAIELNGLIQVEAAIPMYIAAKMCREDNHKVMFTGQAADELFAGYSWYNDVVREKGHLALHDRLWDDIEKLYLDTLEREDRMAMAHSIELRAPFLDREVIRTAMRIAPNLKIKDADDKYRKLVHRELALRKGIPREIAYRQKSRAQDGTGVHEMIRSIAEKHFAGKKFNRVDVLDYGSNYRYLKEDYATPATLALLEEITRINKVDFLATKNEDL
- a CDS encoding glycerate kinase — translated: MRRDAIAIFHAGLKAVDPVVAVKQHLNYLDGRLEIQGRTYNINEFEHVYVVGMGKASASMARAIEDLLSECCTDGIINVKYGHSVPLEIIKINEAGHPIPDRAGLMGTERIIELLEQTGEKDLVLCLISGGGSALLPAPYEGLTLEDKQQTTRVLLDSGANIHEINALRKHISRVKGGRLAGMAYPSTLISLILSDVIGDDLDSIASGPTVPDSSTFVECLHIIDKYGIREKVPRSVVEFLERGLRGEIEETPKADDPVFAKTGNFIIGSNILAVRAAKEKADGLGYNSLILSSFIEGETREVAKVHSAIAKEIISTDNPVSRPACVISGGETTVTIRGKGLGGRNQEFSLAAAIDIDGLENVVILSGGTDGTDGPTDAAGAIADGTSLRRATELNLRADDHLRENDSYHFFGKLGDLLITGPTRTNVMDLRLVLVA